Sequence from the Candidatus Methylomirabilota bacterium genome:
AGCATGGCGATCTCGCGCCCGATCCCGCGCGCCGCGCCCGTCACGACCGCGACTTTGCCCTTGAGCATCATCGGCCGACACCTCCGTCGCCTAGTTGAAAGCGAGGGCACACGATAACACACCCGCGCTCGCGTCGGGGCTGGGGTGCCCGGGCCGGGGGTGCCCTCGTCGACCACGCCAGCTCTCGTGACGCGAGGTGAACTCCCCCCTGGGCGGCGTCCGTGCGCGTAGAAGCTACGGGTCTCAGAGGGCACCCCCGACCCGGGCACCCCCACCACGCCTGTGCGGCGGGCGTCAGCGGTGGCGGGCGTCGAGCGCGGCGACGAAGGCGGCGGAGAAGACGAAGACCACGGCCGAGTAGTAGACGAACATCACGAACGCGACGAGGATCCCGAGCGGGCCGTAGATCTGGTCGTAGACGCCGACCTCCCGGATGTAGACGCGGAAGAGCTGCTTCGCGACCTCCCAGAGGATGCTCGCGAGGACCGCCCCGGCCAGCGCGGCGCCCGGCCGCACACGACGGCGCGGGACGAAGCGATACGCGAAGTAGAACATGAGCGTCGAGAGGCCGAGGCTCAGCCAGAACGACGCGAGCTCGAACCACCGCGGCGGCACGGGCAGCGCGCCGAGCGCCAGGGCCTGGAACCAGTGGTAGAGCCACGTGACCGCGCTCGCGAGGAAAAGCAGGACGCTGAGCACGAGGACCATTCCCGCGTCGGTCACGAGGTTGCGGAGGAAGCCCCCGCCCTCCCGCACCCCGAGGAGCCGGTGCAGGACGAGGCGCGAGGCGCCGAAGAGCGGCGTCGCGAAGAGGACCAGCACGCCCGTGCCGACGAGGCCGGACACCGCGCGCGACTGGACGATCCGCAGCAGGACGCGCTCGATCTGCCGCTGGTAGACCGGGAAGTGCTGGGTGAGCTGGCGCACGACCTCGCGCGCCGCCTGCTCCGTGGAGAGGACGAAGCCGACCACCGCCACGCCGAGCAGCAGGATGGGGATCAGCGTGACGAGGAAGAAGAACGCGAGGCCGGCGCTCAGGAAGAACCCGTCGGCCTCCCGGAAGCGCGAGATCGCGCCGCCGCCGGGGCTCACGCTTGCCGGAAGAAGTAGGCCCGGTCGCCGCCTTTCATCTCGAAGCGGCGCACCTTGTTGTCGCGCATCACCTCGAGCGTCAGCGCCTCGCCCGGCTCGTGGCGCCAGAGGGAGAGATAGAGGTCGCGCCGGCTGGCCACCTGCTCCGCGTTGATCGAGACGATGAGGTCGCCCTCCTGGAGCCCGCCGCGGTCGCCCGGCCCGTCGGGGACGACGCCCGCGACCACCACGCCCTCCTCGAGTGCGTGGGCGAAGACGCCGAGCCACGCGCGGCGCGGCCGGCTCACGACGCGGCCGTACCGGAGGAGCTCGCCCTCGTGCTTGCGGTAGAAGTCCACCGGGATCGACAGCGAGCTCCGCGAGATCTCGTTGAGGTTCAGGTGGAGGACGCCCACCATCGCGCCCGCCAGCGTGAAGAGGCCCCCGCCGCCGAAGCCCGGGTTGGCCGCGTTCGACACGATGCCGCGCTCGAGCAGGTACTCCCAGTACGCCTCGAACTCGCCGAGGTAGGTCACGATGCCGCCCGCGGCCCGGCGCTCCTGCGCGCCGAGCGCGCCCAGGGCGACGACCTCCGCGCCCCGCTCGAGCCCGTCGACGCTGCCGAGGGTCGCCGCCGGCAGCCCCTGGCGCTTCACGCGAATCAGCGCCAGGCCGATCTCGAAGTCCTGCGCGACGATCTCGGCCTTCGCGCGCCGGCCCTTCGCGAAGCAGACCTCGATGCTCTGAGCCCCCATCACGACGTAGTTGACGCTCAGGATCAGCCCGGACGAGTCCACGATCACCCCGCTGCCGAGACGCTCGTCGCCGAGGATCCGCGTGGACGGGTGCTCGCGCGGCACGGTGACGCGGAGGTGGACGACCGATCTGAACAGGTGCTTGACGAGCTCGACGGAGACGTCCATGGCGGCCGCTACATGCCCCGGAGGTGGCGCCCGAAGAACGCCGCGACGCGGCGCCGGGCGTCGGCGAAGGCGCTCGCGTCGAAGCCGACCGTGGCGCCGCAGCACTCCCCGGGCTTGTTGCGGTTGCCCACCTCGGGCAGGTACGTGACCTTCTGGCCGATCACGTCGAAGTAGTGATAGACGCCGGGATAGAGGACGACCGTCGCCTCGGCGCCGCGCCGGCGCATCCGGTCCACCATCTCGACGCAGGGCCCGGGGATCGTCCAGTCGTCGGCGTCGCCGAGCAGGACCAGGAGCGGGCGCGTCACGGCCTCGCTCACGAGCGAGTAGCAGCCGCCGGGGTAGACGCCGACCGCTGCCGCGAATCCGGGCGCCGGCAGCGTCACGCCGCGCCGGCGCGCGCGCTCGAGGCTCGGGCCGTTGATCACCGCGATCGCGAAGACGCCGCCGTTCGACCACCCGATGGCCCCGACGCGCGCCGTGTCCACGTACGCCCGCGCGTGGAGGAACCGCAGCGCGCCGGCGGCGTCGTCGAAGCGCTCCGTGGGCCCGACGTCCGGCGTGCCGGCATCGCAGCCCTTGCCGATCGCGCGCGCCCCCCAGCTGTCCACGACGAGCGCGACGTAGCCGCGGTCGCGGAACCAGCGCGCCCACTCGTGGTTCGACGGCGAGACGCCGTGGCAGCCGTGGAAGAGCACGACGGCCGGGAACGGCCCGGAGCCCTCCGGGCGGTACTCCCACGCGGGGACGTCGAGCGGCGCGCCGGGGGTCGCGTTCGGGAAGCGGAGCGGGGCGGAAACGCAACCGGCGCAGAGCGCGGCGACGAGCAGGGCCACGTGGGCGCGCCGATGCATGGGTTGAGGATACACCGATCGCCGGGTATGCTGGCGCCGTGACAGGTCCGGTCCGGCTGATCGTCTACTCCGACTATCTCTGACCCTGGTGCTACCCGGCGGCGGTCCGCCTCCGGCGGCTCTCGGACGAGCTCGGCGACGCGCTTCGCGTCGAGTCGCGCGCGTTCGCGCTGCGCCCGGCGCCCGCGCGCGGCGTCCTGTTCACGGGCACGTATCGCGAGGAGGGCTGGCGGCGCTGCGGAGCGATGTCGGCGGGCGACGGGATCCGCTTCACCCCGTGGCCGCACGGCGAGCTCCCGGGCGGGAGCCTCCCCGCGCTCGAGGCGGCGAAGTGCGTCAAGAAGCAGGATGAGGCGCTGTTCGAGCGCGTGCACCTCGGGCTCTACGAGGCCTACTTCACCGAGAGCCGCAACATCGGCGACCCCGCTGTGGTCCGTGACGTCGCCGCCGCCGCCGGCGCCGACATGGGGCGCTTCACGGCGGACTTCGCGGCCGGCATCGGGCGCGAGGCCGTCCTCTCCGACCTCGAGGCGGCCGCCGCCGAGCACGGCGTCACCGCGATCCCGACGGTCGTCGTCGTCGAGACCGGCCGCGCGCTCGTGGGGCTGGCCGACCTCGCCACCTACCGCGCGGCCGTGGAGGAAGCCCTCGCCTAGCCGCGGGCTCACTCTCCCGCGGGCCCCGCTCCTCTTCGGACGCGACCCGGCTCCCGGTCTCCTCGCGTTCGGTCTCGCGCGCGGCGGTCGCGCGCTCACGCTGTGGCGGCGGGAGGGCGACGCGGTCGCGACGGAGCAGGCACCGTTCTCGCCGTTCCTCCTCGCGGCCGACAAGACGCTCGTCGCGGACGCCCCCGGGCTCGTCTCCGTCGAGACGCTCGACGGCCCCGGCGAGCTTCGCTGGATCGCCCGGTTTGGCTCCTGGTCCGACGCCCTGGGCGCGCGCGAGCTCTGCCGCGAGCGGAGTGGACAGTCCGCCGGCTCGCCGGCGGCGCCGTACCTCTTCCTCGCCGATCCGGTCCACCAGTACCTGCTCCTGACCGGCCGCACCTCGTTCGGCGGCCTCGGGTTCGAGGACCTCCGGCGGCTCGCCCTCGACATCGAGGTGGTGACGACCGAGGGCCACGAGTTCCCGAGCGCCGCGCGGCCGGGCGACCGCATCGTCGCCGTCGCGCTCGCCGACTCCACGGGCTTCCGCCACGTCGTGCGGGGCGACCGGCTCGACGAGCCGGCGCTCCTCGCCGAGTGCACGCGGCTGATCCGCGAGCGCGACCCGGACGTTATCGAGGGGCACAACGTCTTCCGGTTCGACCTCGAGTACCTGGAAGCGCGCGCGCGGCTCCACGGCCTGTCGCTCGCCTGGGGGCGCGACGGCAGCGCGCTCGCCGGCCGCGTCGCGCGCCTGCAGATCGCCGAGCGGACCATCGGCTACCGGCGCTACGAGGTCGCCGGCCGCCACGTCGTGGACACCTGGATGCTCGCGCAGCTCCACGACGCGGGCACGCGCGACCTGCCCGGCTTCGGGCTCAAGGACCTCGCGCGCCACTTCGGCGTCGCGGCGCCCGAACGGACCTACGTGGACGCCTCGCAGGTCACGCGCGAATTCCGCGAGGCGCCCGACCGGCTGATGGCCTATGCGCTGGACGACGTGATCGAGACGCTCGGCCTCGCGTCGGTGCTCGCGCCGCCCTACTTCGCCCAGGCGCAGGTCGTCCCGTTCGACTACCAGTCGTGCACGCTCCGCGGCGCGGCGGCGAAGATCGACGCGCTCATGCTCCGCGAGTATCTCCACCGCCGGCACGCGGTGCCGCTGCCGCGGCCGGTCGCGCCCGTCGGCGGCGGCCACACCGCGATCCTCCAGCAGGGCGTGGCCCGTCCCGTGCTCCACGCTGACGTCACGTCGCTCTACCCGTCGCTGATGCTCGCGGGCGGGATCGCGCCCGCCTCGGACGCCCTCTCGGTGTTC
This genomic interval carries:
- a CDS encoding dienelactone hydrolase family protein; translated protein: MHRRAHVALLVAALCAGCVSAPLRFPNATPGAPLDVPAWEYRPEGSGPFPAVVLFHGCHGVSPSNHEWARWFRDRGYVALVVDSWGARAIGKGCDAGTPDVGPTERFDDAAGALRFLHARAYVDTARVGAIGWSNGGVFAIAVINGPSLERARRRGVTLPAPGFAAAVGVYPGGCYSLVSEAVTRPLLVLLGDADDWTIPGPCVEMVDRMRRRGAEATVVLYPGVYHYFDVIGQKVTYLPEVGNRNKPGECCGATVGFDASAFADARRRVAAFFGRHLRGM
- a CDS encoding YihY/virulence factor BrkB family protein; protein product: MSPGGGAISRFREADGFFLSAGLAFFFLVTLIPILLLGVAVVGFVLSTEQAAREVVRQLTQHFPVYQRQIERVLLRIVQSRAVSGLVGTGVLVLFATPLFGASRLVLHRLLGVREGGGFLRNLVTDAGMVLVLSVLLFLASAVTWLYHWFQALALGALPVPPRWFELASFWLSLGLSTLMFYFAYRFVPRRRVRPGAALAGAVLASILWEVAKQLFRVYIREVGVYDQIYGPLGILVAFVMFVYYSAVVFVFSAAFVAALDARHR
- a CDS encoding trypsin-like peptidase domain-containing protein, giving the protein MDVSVELVKHLFRSVVHLRVTVPREHPSTRILGDERLGSGVIVDSSGLILSVNYVVMGAQSIEVCFAKGRRAKAEIVAQDFEIGLALIRVKRQGLPAATLGSVDGLERGAEVVALGALGAQERRAAGGIVTYLGEFEAYWEYLLERGIVSNAANPGFGGGGLFTLAGAMVGVLHLNLNEISRSSLSIPVDFYRKHEGELLRYGRVVSRPRRAWLGVFAHALEEGVVVAGVVPDGPGDRGGLQEGDLIVSINAEQVASRRDLYLSLWRHEPGEALTLEVMRDNKVRRFEMKGGDRAYFFRQA